From Candidatus Hydrogenedentota bacterium, one genomic window encodes:
- a CDS encoding peptidylprolyl isomerase, producing the protein MFQRRAWRVFVFGILTAGALGLYASYAAEGQAPGETPAPVPAPEAAKEDSPVIAKIGDSEVITKAELDRSIAAIRQNQMIQARARGMAAPTIPEPTQAQKMQLLDDMISTRVMYLLAKQSGIVISDEDVNADIEQNKARLPQGMTFEDYLTKQGLNLDTVKENVRRRILLQRYTDQQTKDVTVPDQELADEYKRASERGVFDAVDFQHILIRVEGTDDAAWAKGKEAIDAAYKRIKDGEDFAKVAAEVSQDAETKDKGGVYTGVPHNPRRPELDKVLFSTKVGEVAEPFKSASGWHLVKVNARGAIAQEKASENLKMIMLRAKKQEAMKKIVDEARSKMNIQITMPAEGAAPATPESDAGKLLDKAI; encoded by the coding sequence ATGTTTCAGCGACGTGCTTGGCGCGTTTTTGTGTTTGGGATCCTGACCGCGGGCGCCTTGGGGCTGTACGCCTCGTATGCGGCGGAAGGTCAGGCGCCTGGCGAGACGCCGGCGCCGGTTCCGGCTCCCGAAGCGGCGAAAGAGGATAGTCCGGTAATTGCGAAGATAGGCGATAGCGAGGTCATCACGAAGGCTGAATTGGACCGGAGCATTGCGGCGATTCGGCAAAATCAGATGATTCAGGCGCGTGCGAGGGGCATGGCCGCGCCCACTATTCCTGAACCGACGCAGGCCCAGAAGATGCAGTTGCTCGATGACATGATTTCAACGCGGGTGATGTATTTGCTTGCGAAGCAGTCTGGGATCGTGATTTCGGATGAAGACGTGAATGCGGACATCGAGCAGAACAAGGCGCGGCTGCCTCAGGGGATGACGTTCGAGGACTACTTGACCAAGCAAGGATTGAACTTGGATACCGTGAAGGAGAATGTGAGAAGACGGATCCTCCTTCAGCGGTATACGGATCAGCAGACAAAGGACGTGACGGTGCCGGATCAGGAACTTGCGGACGAATACAAGCGCGCGTCTGAGCGCGGTGTGTTCGACGCGGTCGATTTCCAGCACATATTGATTCGTGTCGAAGGGACGGACGACGCCGCGTGGGCAAAAGGGAAAGAGGCAATTGACGCCGCGTATAAGCGGATCAAGGATGGCGAGGATTTTGCGAAAGTAGCGGCGGAAGTGTCGCAGGACGCGGAAACGAAGGACAAGGGCGGTGTGTATACCGGGGTGCCACACAATCCGAGGCGTCCGGAGTTGGACAAGGTGCTTTTTTCAACGAAAGTTGGCGAAGTGGCAGAGCCATTCAAGAGCGCGTCGGGCTGGCACCTGGTCAAAGTAAACGCGCGGGGTGCGATAGCGCAGGAGAAGGCGAGCGAGAATCTCAAGATGATCATGCTTCGCGCGAAGAAGCAGGAGGCGATGAAGAAGATCGTCGATGAAGCGCGGAGCAAGATGAACATTCAGATCACGATGCCCGCGGAAGGCGCTGCACCGGCGACGCCTGAGAGCGATGCCGGGAAGCTGCTCGACAAGGCGATCTAG